In a single window of the Nicotiana tomentosiformis chromosome 8, ASM39032v3, whole genome shotgun sequence genome:
- the LOC138897509 gene encoding uncharacterized protein, with the protein MAVITRSGRGWNAPTSSGRKLVDDDQVMQEEEIPNNVVQPNNEVWIDIDDSLEETQEEDPSTFKIPCTIGSVEFAQALCDLRESINLMLYSVFNTLGIGQPRPTSMRLQMANHTMKRPLGVIEDILVCVDKFILPADFVILDCEVDYEVPIILRRPFLAMGKALYDLEAGELTFWVGDKKVVFHMCKSMRKPKSNEVCSFVDLVTNVIVDETSTTINAGDMLESVLLNFDDDEMDGFMEYVNSLQGMG; encoded by the exons ATGGCGGTTATCACACGAAGTGGAAGAGGctggaatgcacccacctcaagtggaaggaaacttgttgatgatgatcaagtgatgcaagaagaagagatcccgaacaatgtggtgcaacctAATAATGAAgtttggattgatattgatgatagtttggaagagactcaagaggag GATCCCAGTACTTTCaagattccttgtacaattggaagtgtcgagtttgctcaagctctttgtgatcttagggaaagtatcaatttgatgctctATTCGGTTTTCAATACTTTGGGAATTGgacaaccaagacccacctctatgagattgcaaatggccaaTCATACAATGAAGAGGcccttgggagtgattgaagatattTTAGtttgtgttgataaattcattcttccggcggattttgtcattctagattgtgaggttgattatgaagtgccgattattcttaggagacctttccttgctatgggtaAGGCTCTTTATGAtcttgaagccggagaactcactttctgggTTGGTGATAAAAAAGTGGTATTTCAtatgtgtaagtccatgcggaaACCAAaaagcaatgaggtgtgttcttttgtggacttggtgactaatgttattgttgatgaaacaAGTACTACAATCAATGCtggtgatatgttggagtccgtcttgctcaactttgatgatgacgagatggatgggttcatggaatatgtgaactctttgcaaggaatggggtag